One part of the Sphingopyxis sp. PAMC25046 genome encodes these proteins:
- a CDS encoding TetR/AcrR family transcriptional regulator, giving the protein MTSTQKTKEQASGRTGRPTRQASQALSRKILRVARDVFFADGFGRSTAERIAAKAGISKRTLYARYGSKKLLFEAVILREIEDRLSFLEQHVPEHGDVRPELEELSDELLSWMLTDIHVALERVVMAEAARFPALARNLYEFGVGRTTRLVAEVLRKAEERGEIRVSDANFAAEQFISSVILSPFRRAALGVGVTSHNETSSARMRQAVDLFVYGCRPSQKGSHP; this is encoded by the coding sequence ATGACGTCGACCCAAAAAACCAAAGAACAAGCTTCCGGACGAACAGGGAGGCCTACTCGACAAGCCTCGCAAGCACTTTCGAGGAAAATTCTCCGTGTCGCCCGCGATGTCTTCTTTGCCGACGGATTCGGTCGTTCAACGGCGGAACGGATTGCTGCAAAAGCAGGCATCTCCAAGCGCACTTTGTACGCCCGTTACGGGAGCAAAAAGCTGCTTTTCGAGGCGGTAATACTCAGGGAAATCGAGGATCGGCTCTCCTTCCTCGAACAGCACGTTCCCGAACATGGCGACGTTCGGCCCGAGCTTGAAGAGCTGTCCGATGAACTGCTATCCTGGATGCTTACCGACATTCATGTCGCGTTGGAACGCGTTGTAATGGCTGAGGCTGCACGTTTTCCCGCTTTAGCGCGAAACCTTTACGAATTCGGCGTAGGACGCACGACGAGATTGGTGGCAGAGGTTTTGCGCAAAGCCGAGGAGAGGGGAGAAATCAGGGTGTCAGACGCGAATTTTGCTGCGGAGCAGTTTATATCCAGCGTCATTTTGTCACCTTTTCGTCGGGCCGCTCTTGGAGTGGGAGTGACCAGTCACAATGAAACCTCTTCAGCCCGAATGAGGCAAGCTGTGGATCTATTTGTGTACGGCTGCCGCCCCTCCCAGAAGGGGAGCCATCCATAA
- a CDS encoding long-chain fatty acid--CoA ligase, producing MLRGLMQDAPLLISGILEYAARAHGEREIVSKAVDEPVWRYDWHRCDQRARQAAQALGVLGIATGDRVSSLAWNTHRHLELFYAAPGMGAVLHTANPRLSDEQIAFTIAHAGSRILFFEPNLAELVARLRPLLPGIERYVLLADRGATAPDVADALNYEALLARQDGALTWPSFDEKAAAFLCYTSGTTGDPKGVLYSHRSIVLHGMAAGLSSAFGFSAFDVIMPCSSMYHATAWGLPFTAAINGCKLVLPCDRMDGASLADLINEEGVTFSGGVPTIWTMYLAHLDTTGTGVGNLKRLVIGGSAVPRAMAETFRAKYGVTVLQLWGMTETNPLGVISTPSPLLMAEGEDFANDLLLTKQGRMQFGIELRIIDGDGTPLPWDGEQAGALQVRGPWVVDRYFPDFEGAGSDGWFDTGDIGTIDRFGFLRLTDRAKDVIKSGGEWISSIDIENAAVGYPGVRVAAVVGVYHPKWEERPLLVIETHEGQAVTADAIRAHLETKVVRWWLPDDILFATVPLTATGKIDKKALREAYRNQLA from the coding sequence ATGTTACGGGGATTGATGCAGGACGCGCCGCTGCTGATCAGCGGAATATTGGAATATGCCGCGCGCGCGCACGGCGAGAGGGAGATCGTCTCGAAGGCTGTCGATGAGCCGGTTTGGCGGTATGACTGGCACCGCTGCGATCAGCGTGCGCGTCAGGCTGCGCAGGCCCTTGGTGTCCTCGGGATTGCAACGGGCGACCGCGTCTCGTCGCTCGCCTGGAACACGCACCGCCACCTCGAACTCTTCTATGCGGCGCCGGGCATGGGCGCTGTATTGCACACTGCCAACCCGCGTCTCAGCGACGAGCAAATCGCCTTTACTATCGCTCATGCAGGCAGCCGCATTCTCTTCTTCGAGCCCAATCTAGCCGAGCTCGTCGCACGGCTGCGCCCTCTCCTTCCAGGTATCGAGCGTTATGTCCTTCTCGCGGATCGCGGAGCGACCGCGCCAGATGTTGCTGACGCGTTGAACTATGAAGCGTTGCTGGCACGCCAGGACGGGGCCCTCACCTGGCCGAGCTTCGATGAAAAGGCAGCCGCATTTCTTTGCTACACTTCGGGGACGACGGGCGACCCCAAGGGCGTCCTATACAGCCACCGATCAATCGTTCTCCACGGGATGGCGGCCGGTCTGAGCAGTGCCTTCGGGTTCAGCGCTTTTGATGTCATCATGCCCTGCTCGTCCATGTATCATGCGACGGCATGGGGACTTCCGTTCACGGCAGCGATTAACGGCTGCAAGCTAGTGCTTCCTTGCGACAGGATGGACGGTGCCAGTCTCGCCGATCTGATCAACGAAGAGGGCGTCACCTTTTCGGGCGGTGTGCCCACGATCTGGACCATGTACCTCGCTCATCTCGACACCACGGGGACGGGGGTCGGCAATCTCAAGCGCCTCGTGATTGGCGGCTCGGCCGTCCCGCGGGCGATGGCCGAGACATTCCGCGCCAAATATGGTGTCACTGTGCTCCAGCTCTGGGGCATGACCGAAACCAATCCTCTCGGCGTGATTTCGACGCCCTCCCCGCTCCTGATGGCCGAAGGCGAGGATTTCGCGAACGATCTCCTGCTGACGAAGCAGGGTCGCATGCAATTTGGCATCGAACTGCGCATTATCGACGGCGATGGCACGCCGCTCCCCTGGGACGGTGAGCAGGCGGGTGCGCTCCAGGTCCGCGGACCGTGGGTCGTCGATCGCTATTTCCCCGATTTTGAGGGCGCCGGGAGCGATGGCTGGTTCGACACCGGGGACATAGGTACGATCGATCGCTTCGGCTTTCTCCGGCTGACCGACCGCGCGAAAGACGTGATCAAGTCCGGGGGCGAATGGATCAGCTCGATTGATATCGAGAATGCGGCGGTTGGGTACCCCGGCGTCCGGGTCGCCGCGGTCGTTGGCGTATATCATCCAAAATGGGAAGAGCGACCCCTTCTCGTGATTGAAACGCATGAAGGTCAAGCCGTCACAGCCGACGCAATTCGCGCGCATCTGGAGACGAAGGTTGTTCGTTGGTGGCTGCCGGACGACATCCTGTTCGCGACAGTACCGCTCACTGCAACGGGAAAGATCGACAAAAAGGCCTTACGCGAAGCGTATCGTAACCAACTCGCCTAG
- a CDS encoding serine hydrolase domain-containing protein yields MKRTILFFAAAVAAQPAAAGEPAPLPGCAEAIAYSEANSGVALLILEDGKVRCRSADIATPQELWSGTKSLVGLMAAAGAQDGLLTLDERASETLAEWRGDPKKEQITLRQLLSMTGGQASTVGRAQGYLDSVKAPLTAAPGSKFQYGPAPMQIFGEIMRRKLVAKGQDGNARHYVERRILTPLGVTIGSWRSGPDGAPLMPQGLVLAASEWAKIGEFVRGGGKLDGKPLVDELAFAELFKGSQANPAYGLTWWLPRSTPAVDIVTRSTDITSHANELPADMVVAAGAGDQRLYIIPSLRLTIVRQAKLDLAALAAGEKGDWSDWRFLSLLLKAASD; encoded by the coding sequence TTGAAGCGCACCATCCTCTTTTTCGCGGCCGCGGTTGCGGCACAGCCAGCCGCGGCAGGCGAACCCGCCCCTCTTCCCGGCTGTGCCGAAGCGATCGCCTATTCTGAGGCTAATTCCGGCGTTGCGCTGCTGATACTTGAAGATGGCAAAGTGCGCTGCCGATCGGCAGACATCGCGACGCCGCAGGAACTCTGGTCGGGCACCAAGAGCCTTGTCGGGCTGATGGCGGCGGCGGGCGCACAGGATGGACTTCTAACCCTCGACGAGCGGGCATCGGAGACACTCGCTGAATGGAGGGGCGACCCCAAAAAGGAACAGATCACGCTTCGGCAATTGCTGTCGATGACGGGCGGCCAGGCATCGACCGTCGGCAGGGCCCAAGGGTATCTGGACTCGGTGAAGGCACCGCTCACGGCGGCGCCGGGCAGCAAATTCCAATATGGTCCCGCCCCGATGCAAATCTTTGGAGAGATCATGCGGCGCAAGCTCGTTGCCAAGGGCCAAGACGGCAACGCTCGCCATTATGTGGAGCGGCGCATTCTCACTCCGCTTGGGGTTACCATAGGCAGTTGGCGCAGCGGCCCCGATGGCGCACCGCTCATGCCGCAGGGCCTCGTGCTGGCAGCGTCCGAGTGGGCGAAGATCGGCGAGTTCGTCCGCGGCGGTGGGAAGCTCGACGGCAAGCCGCTTGTCGATGAACTGGCGTTCGCCGAGCTGTTCAAGGGTAGCCAGGCCAATCCGGCCTACGGTCTCACCTGGTGGTTGCCCCGTAGCACGCCGGCTGTCGATATTGTTACCCGGTCCACCGATATCACCAGTCATGCCAACGAACTCCCGGCGGATATGGTCGTCGCCGCCGGCGCGGGCGATCAACGCCTCTATATCATTCCGTCGCTTCGGCTTACAATCGTTAGGCAGGCGAAACTCGATCTGGCGGCTTTGGCGGCGGGGGAAAAAGGCGATTGGTCCGATTGGCGGTTCCTGTCACTGTTGCTGAAAGCGGCGAGTGACTAA
- a CDS encoding GntR family transcriptional regulator: MAATKTDDDSAPTQDRVIARLLTDDIVEWRIPPGSWLREREIAARFGVSHAPVREAFRHLARIGLVKVVPWRGTYVIDIDEHAANEVYELWKSLFGVVCRLAAAEMTDRDGRELMHRLVEYKDVTQRTDNTFEHIKVSNRIGRFIAKRSNAPLALELLDRVALLARWQHNVYTDSYIETHGNEAAKRSAILYDALCRHIVARDGDAADAVARDLIGVTQNSFGRALEEYKARHAKPKPSRRRAKVT; encoded by the coding sequence ATGGCCGCGACGAAGACCGACGACGACAGCGCGCCGACGCAGGACCGCGTGATCGCGCGCCTTTTGACCGACGACATCGTCGAATGGCGGATTCCGCCCGGATCGTGGCTGCGCGAGCGCGAAATCGCCGCGCGCTTCGGAGTGAGCCATGCGCCGGTGCGCGAGGCGTTCCGGCATCTCGCGCGGATCGGGCTTGTCAAGGTCGTGCCGTGGCGCGGCACCTATGTGATCGATATCGACGAGCATGCTGCGAACGAGGTCTATGAACTGTGGAAATCGCTGTTCGGCGTCGTTTGTCGCCTTGCGGCCGCCGAAATGACCGACCGCGACGGGCGCGAACTGATGCACCGGCTTGTCGAATATAAGGATGTCACCCAGCGCACCGACAATACGTTCGAGCATATCAAGGTCTCGAACCGCATCGGTCGCTTTATCGCCAAACGCAGCAATGCGCCGCTCGCGCTCGAGCTCCTCGATCGGGTCGCGCTGCTCGCGCGCTGGCAGCACAATGTCTATACTGACAGCTATATCGAGACGCATGGCAACGAGGCGGCGAAGCGATCGGCCATCCTCTACGACGCGCTTTGCCGCCATATCGTCGCGCGCGATGGCGATGCCGCCGATGCGGTGGCGCGCGATCTGATCGGGGTTACTCAGAATAGTTTTGGGCGCGCACTCGAGGAATATAAGGCCCGCCACGCAAAGCCTAAGCCCAGCCGCCGCCGCGCAAAAGTGACATGA
- a CDS encoding TonB-dependent receptor: MGRRANLLFCTAAIWVAVAPPAFAQDAPSEALPDAAEADDDGAIVVTARRREERLADVPTAASVIDITSLTDRGGATGSGELLADQPSVRFNNLNSSVTSEISIRASSTARATNGDPSVGLYRNGAYIAGGPVGGRNFTRLDLLDIGRVEVLRGTQGALYGRNAVGGAINIISAEPEFDLSGWASARYGFENNSFQTQGAINVPLADGLAIRISGDLVEQDKGFFYNPDNDVYFDQQKGHGLRGQIRLKRGPVDAIITAETQRLTTPTIHYQISIPAGTPGFPGGYTQDRFRYPWNTAPRASQDVDGLQALVRVDLGGADLTSTTSFRKRTSEYDLDNDAISPAELARARAAGQIGALTPLDASTASYVVDTTDNFSQDIHVSGASDRFTWLVGAEMLLLDSDFSVATTRTPTLANPSPGNIAPARLHFESYAAYGSLGFDITDSLNLTGELRYTRDSRSISARLYDLGTGLPTGGPSRIIDDSINADNLSYNATLSYKLTSNILAYGKVGSSYRAGGFNTRLSDPRAPSPVQVLFGNENSTSYEVGIKGSPIRRGYFAIAGYYTELEDLIAQVDDGCALTNPACPIAAVAYLTNAGDAKSWGIEAEYSQGFDLGEGNGRLALSGSRQEGKVKSGRYDGLDLAQVPDWLASANLNLRYPVTKDVALTSNVLISGQWGGKQELTATSVDLDDYVLVNLRVGVDFGKISVSAFANNVFDKVYFVAQAPTINRYSQPRVVGVEGRISF, encoded by the coding sequence ATGGGACGCAGAGCGAACCTTCTTTTCTGCACGGCCGCGATTTGGGTAGCCGTCGCTCCGCCTGCTTTCGCTCAAGACGCACCGTCCGAAGCTCTTCCGGACGCGGCTGAAGCGGATGATGACGGCGCCATAGTCGTAACGGCGCGCCGCCGCGAAGAGCGGCTGGCCGATGTGCCGACCGCGGCGTCGGTCATCGATATCACGTCGCTCACCGATCGCGGCGGCGCCACGGGCAGCGGCGAACTCCTCGCCGATCAGCCAAGCGTTCGCTTCAACAATCTGAACTCGTCCGTCACGTCGGAGATCTCGATCCGCGCTTCGTCGACCGCGCGTGCCACCAATGGCGACCCGAGCGTCGGGCTCTATCGCAACGGTGCCTATATCGCCGGCGGTCCGGTGGGCGGTCGCAACTTCACGCGGCTCGACCTGCTTGACATCGGCCGCGTCGAGGTTCTGCGCGGGACGCAGGGCGCGCTGTACGGCCGCAACGCGGTCGGCGGCGCGATCAATATCATCTCGGCCGAGCCCGAATTCGATCTCTCGGGCTGGGCGAGCGCGCGCTATGGCTTCGAGAACAACAGCTTCCAGACGCAGGGCGCGATCAATGTCCCGCTCGCCGATGGCCTGGCGATCCGCATCAGCGGCGATCTCGTCGAGCAGGACAAGGGCTTCTTCTACAATCCCGACAACGACGTCTATTTCGACCAGCAGAAGGGCCACGGACTGCGCGGCCAGATCCGGCTGAAGCGCGGGCCGGTCGACGCGATCATCACGGCCGAGACCCAGCGGCTGACCACGCCGACGATCCATTACCAGATATCCATTCCCGCGGGCACGCCAGGCTTTCCCGGCGGTTATACGCAGGATCGCTTTCGCTACCCCTGGAACACCGCGCCGCGCGCCAGCCAGGACGTGGACGGCCTTCAGGCGCTCGTCCGCGTGGATCTGGGCGGTGCCGACCTGACGTCGACAACCTCCTTTCGCAAGCGCACGTCCGAATATGATCTCGACAATGACGCGATCAGCCCCGCCGAGCTGGCGCGTGCGCGCGCCGCGGGGCAGATCGGCGCTCTCACGCCGCTCGATGCCAGCACCGCGTCCTACGTCGTCGACACGACCGACAATTTTTCGCAGGATATTCATGTCAGCGGGGCGAGCGATCGCTTCACATGGCTGGTCGGCGCCGAAATGCTGTTGCTCGACAGCGATTTCTCGGTGGCGACGACGCGCACGCCGACGCTCGCCAATCCGTCGCCGGGCAATATCGCGCCCGCGCGGCTGCATTTCGAAAGCTATGCGGCCTATGGCTCGCTCGGTTTCGACATCACCGACAGCCTCAACCTGACCGGCGAACTGCGCTATACCCGCGACAGCCGGAGCATCTCGGCGCGGCTTTACGATTTGGGGACTGGCCTGCCCACCGGCGGGCCATCGCGGATCATCGACGACAGCATCAACGCCGACAATCTCTCCTACAATGCGACCCTCTCGTACAAGCTCACGTCGAACATCCTCGCCTATGGCAAGGTCGGCAGCAGCTATCGGGCCGGCGGGTTCAACACGCGCCTCTCCGATCCGCGCGCGCCGAGTCCTGTGCAGGTGCTGTTCGGCAACGAAAACAGCACGTCTTACGAAGTCGGCATCAAGGGCAGTCCGATCCGCCGCGGCTATTTCGCAATCGCGGGCTATTACACCGAGCTTGAAGACCTGATCGCGCAGGTCGACGATGGCTGCGCGCTCACCAATCCGGCGTGCCCGATCGCCGCGGTCGCCTATCTAACCAACGCAGGCGATGCGAAAAGCTGGGGTATCGAGGCCGAATATAGCCAGGGCTTCGATCTCGGCGAAGGCAATGGCCGCCTCGCCTTGAGTGGCTCGCGGCAAGAGGGCAAGGTCAAGAGCGGCCGCTATGACGGGCTGGACCTTGCGCAGGTTCCCGACTGGCTCGCCTCGGCCAACCTCAATCTGCGCTACCCGGTCACCAAGGATGTCGCGCTGACCAGCAATGTCCTGATCAGTGGTCAATGGGGCGGCAAACAGGAGCTGACAGCGACCTCGGTCGACCTCGATGATTATGTCCTCGTCAATCTTCGGGTCGGCGTCGACTTCGGCAAGATCAGCGTCAGCGCGTTCGCGAACAACGTCTTCGACAAGGTTTATTTCGTCGCGCAGGCGCCGACGATCAACCGGTACAGCCAGCCTCGCGTCGTCGGCGTCGAAGGACGCATTTCTTTCTAG
- a CDS encoding carboxylesterase family protein, which produces MRHLVMAALFGAAMLTGSVSVAAAETAPAATIAQGRLAGARTGDVERFLDIPFAAAPVGALRWRAPQAPPRWRGVRDAAKLGPACPQTVRPALVAGGVAEHQSEDCLQLNIWRPAGARKLPVMVWIHGGAHVVGSGTFPVFDGTAFARQGVVLVTINYRLGALGYFAHPALSAAKPRGEALANYGLMDQLAALRWVKKNIAAFGGDPRQITLFGESAGAIGVTTILAQPEAKGLFAKAIVQSGVGLLDPRPLGEQEALGAALAARAGAPPSASLDALRALPAAALVAAGEVRTPGAMTGPILDGDLVREAPWRVFARSEPIDVPLLVGANSNEASVILAMGVPPSAALAYLGRDQAAGRAAYGMGLADDELARQVLGDAWFVAPARWLAARTAGGAPSYLYHFDYVAAARRDRAKGAAHGSEIPYLFGTLDYFASVAGAVGDEDRRFGEGIAACWVGFAKTGVPGCALVRDWPRYDAASDRLAKFAPESGVVAGFRKAQLDHLLNVHFGNGQPRP; this is translated from the coding sequence ATGCGGCATTTGGTGATGGCAGCACTGTTCGGTGCCGCGATGCTGACCGGATCGGTGTCTGTCGCGGCGGCGGAGACGGCCCCCGCGGCGACAATCGCGCAGGGGCGCCTTGCGGGCGCGCGCACGGGGGACGTCGAGCGCTTCCTTGATATTCCTTTCGCCGCCGCACCGGTCGGCGCTCTTCGCTGGCGGGCGCCGCAGGCACCGCCGCGCTGGCGGGGCGTCCGCGATGCCGCAAAACTCGGCCCGGCTTGTCCGCAGACGGTGCGCCCCGCACTTGTCGCGGGCGGGGTAGCCGAGCATCAGTCTGAGGATTGCCTCCAGCTGAACATCTGGCGCCCGGCGGGGGCGCGAAAGCTGCCAGTGATGGTCTGGATCCATGGCGGCGCCCATGTGGTCGGTTCGGGCACCTTCCCGGTTTTCGACGGCACCGCCTTCGCGCGGCAAGGTGTGGTTTTGGTGACGATCAACTATCGGTTGGGCGCGCTCGGTTATTTCGCCCATCCCGCGCTCAGCGCGGCCAAGCCGCGCGGCGAGGCGCTCGCCAATTACGGCCTGATGGACCAATTGGCCGCCCTGCGGTGGGTGAAGAAAAATATCGCCGCATTTGGTGGCGATCCGCGCCAGATCACCTTGTTCGGCGAATCCGCCGGGGCGATCGGAGTGACGACGATCCTTGCCCAGCCCGAAGCCAAAGGCCTGTTCGCCAAGGCGATCGTTCAGTCGGGCGTTGGTCTCCTCGATCCGCGCCCGCTTGGCGAGCAAGAAGCGCTAGGCGCGGCGTTGGCAGCGCGCGCAGGTGCGCCGCCTTCAGCATCGCTCGACGCGCTTCGCGCGCTGCCCGCCGCCGCGCTCGTTGCCGCTGGCGAGGTCCGGACGCCGGGCGCGATGACCGGCCCCATCCTCGACGGCGACCTGGTACGCGAAGCGCCTTGGCGCGTCTTTGCGCGTAGCGAGCCGATCGACGTTCCGCTCCTCGTCGGCGCGAACAGCAACGAGGCGAGCGTCATCCTTGCCATGGGCGTGCCGCCATCCGCCGCGCTCGCCTATCTAGGGCGCGACCAGGCGGCGGGCCGGGCCGCCTATGGCATGGGGCTGGCCGATGATGAACTGGCGCGCCAGGTGTTGGGCGACGCCTGGTTCGTCGCCCCGGCGCGCTGGCTCGCGGCCCGGACGGCGGGAGGGGCGCCTTCGTATCTCTATCATTTCGACTATGTCGCAGCGGCGCGGCGCGACCGCGCCAAGGGCGCCGCGCACGGGTCTGAAATCCCCTATCTGTTCGGGACGCTCGACTATTTCGCGTCGGTCGCCGGCGCCGTCGGTGACGAGGATCGCCGCTTCGGCGAAGGCATCGCCGCCTGCTGGGTTGGCTTCGCCAAGACGGGCGTTCCTGGCTGCGCACTCGTTCGCGACTGGCCGCGTTACGATGCGGCAAGCGACCGTCTCGCAAAATTTGCGCCCGAGTCTGGCGTCGTCGCCGGCTTTCGCAAGGCGCAGCTCGACCATCTGCTCAATGTTCACTTCGGGAACGGCCAGCCCAGGCCCTAG
- a CDS encoding serine hydrolase domain-containing protein, with translation MAGRTKWMWLAAGAAMAGAAAFAAQGGFGGNGGGEARPMVQLPPAAPAAKASTSAASAPAAASLSATVGGYTYDWTALQSAIDADTEVDNGYFIVGNASDPDYLFAYEKGSFGIDRVTPLASASKWFAGALGMRMVQAGIATLDDPMRPPLAFWTTIGTKKDVQLKHALSMTSGFNASPLVGGCQLLPAMTLYNCAKSIHDLRYDILRPGNAPGAQYSYGPHGLQVAAAYLEAKDISIAPGTSPARQRNFHELFAQHVTTPLGMTSTTWYDPAGSAPTNPWVAGGAYSTPRDYAKLLRAFLGGSFITDMTSFTQQRTAGLPRVFVPASAGNWEYALGSFVECDTPSACATSKINSSPGAYGWTGWIDRETGYYALIATEISSGGDRKGVELEQVMQDLIEDAIANRTPAP, from the coding sequence ATGGCTGGAAGAACGAAATGGATGTGGCTTGCCGCTGGTGCGGCGATGGCTGGGGCTGCGGCCTTTGCGGCGCAGGGCGGGTTCGGGGGCAACGGCGGCGGCGAGGCGCGTCCCATGGTGCAGCTTCCGCCTGCGGCGCCCGCTGCTAAAGCGTCGACGTCGGCGGCATCGGCGCCCGCGGCCGCCAGCCTTTCGGCCACCGTCGGCGGTTATACCTATGACTGGACCGCGTTACAGTCGGCAATCGACGCTGATACCGAGGTCGATAACGGCTATTTCATCGTCGGGAATGCTTCGGATCCCGACTATCTCTTCGCTTACGAGAAGGGCAGCTTTGGTATCGATCGGGTGACCCCGCTTGCGTCGGCCTCCAAATGGTTCGCCGGCGCGCTGGGGATGCGCATGGTGCAGGCTGGCATCGCGACGCTCGACGATCCGATGCGGCCGCCGCTTGCCTTCTGGACCACGATCGGAACGAAGAAGGATGTCCAACTCAAGCATGCGCTGTCGATGACGTCGGGCTTCAATGCGAGCCCGCTCGTTGGCGGCTGTCAGCTGCTTCCGGCCATGACGCTCTACAATTGCGCGAAGAGCATCCACGATTTGCGCTATGATATTTTGCGCCCGGGCAACGCGCCCGGCGCGCAATATAGCTATGGACCGCACGGCCTTCAGGTCGCCGCTGCCTATCTGGAGGCAAAGGATATAAGCATCGCGCCCGGCACGTCACCGGCACGCCAGCGCAATTTTCACGAACTGTTCGCGCAGCATGTGACGACCCCGCTCGGGATGACGAGCACGACCTGGTATGACCCTGCGGGAAGCGCTCCCACCAACCCGTGGGTCGCGGGCGGCGCCTATTCGACGCCGCGCGACTATGCGAAACTTCTGCGTGCCTTCCTTGGCGGCAGCTTTATTACCGATATGACAAGCTTCACCCAGCAACGTACCGCAGGCTTGCCGCGCGTTTTCGTGCCGGCGAGCGCGGGCAATTGGGAATATGCGCTCGGCTCCTTTGTCGAATGCGACACGCCTTCGGCCTGCGCGACGTCCAAGATCAATTCCTCACCGGGTGCCTATGGTTGGACCGGCTGGATCGATCGCGAGACCGGCTATTACGCTTTGATCGCCACCGAAATATCGAGCGGAGGCGACCGGAAAGGCGTCGAGCTCGAACAGGTCATGCAGGATCTGATCGAGGATGCGATCGCGAATCGCACCCCGGCGCCCTGA
- a CDS encoding hotdog fold thioesterase, translated as MNAPAVPGLEELRDLLALAPFHRWLGLSIAEVGANELVISMPWRDEIISNPTVGAAHGGIVSALIDLTGLYTIIAMGGAARATADLHVDFHRPAKLGPLRAIGSPVKLGRQISVAATRILAADGTLVASGRGAYVA; from the coding sequence ATGAATGCCCCCGCCGTCCCGGGGCTTGAGGAATTACGTGACCTATTGGCGCTGGCCCCTTTTCACCGCTGGCTCGGGCTCAGCATCGCTGAGGTCGGCGCCAACGAGTTGGTGATCTCCATGCCTTGGCGAGACGAAATCATCTCAAATCCGACGGTCGGCGCGGCGCATGGTGGCATCGTATCGGCTTTGATCGATCTGACCGGCCTCTATACGATCATCGCGATGGGGGGTGCTGCGCGGGCGACGGCGGACCTCCATGTGGATTTTCACCGACCGGCCAAGCTGGGGCCGCTTCGCGCGATCGGCAGCCCGGTGAAATTAGGGCGGCAGATAAGCGTCGCGGCTACCCGGATCCTAGCCGCAGACGGAACCTTGGTGGCGAGTGGTAGAGGGGCCTACGTCGCCTGA
- a CDS encoding alpha/beta hydrolase produces the protein MIDQSITLAGKAGHEIAASVDGPELGLPVILAHGGGQTRRAWRAVAHRLASHGFRTIAVDMRGHGESAWASDGAYDISDFAADLVEIAAATASKPALIGASLGGLAGIIAEGKCAPGSFGSLTLVDVTPQMEPSGVARVVGFMAAHARDGFASVEEAAQVIADYLPHRPSRKASAGLAHYLRRKDDERFYWHWDPAFIERVTQQGGGVSSDHGRTELSAAAACLTLPVHLIRGGSSDLVSLEAVKHFQGLVPHMAYSDIANATHMVVGDENDAFGQSILEFLLGIHEAEMKS, from the coding sequence ATGATTGATCAGTCGATCACGCTTGCCGGGAAAGCGGGCCATGAAATCGCAGCGTCGGTTGATGGCCCGGAACTCGGATTACCGGTAATCCTCGCGCACGGCGGCGGACAGACCCGAAGGGCATGGAGGGCGGTAGCCCACCGGCTCGCGAGCCATGGTTTCCGGACCATCGCAGTCGATATGCGCGGGCACGGCGAGAGTGCATGGGCCAGCGACGGAGCCTATGATATCTCCGATTTTGCGGCCGATCTCGTCGAGATCGCTGCGGCGACGGCGAGCAAACCGGCGCTGATTGGCGCGTCTCTTGGTGGCCTGGCCGGGATCATCGCCGAGGGAAAATGCGCACCGGGAAGTTTCGGATCGCTGACGCTGGTCGACGTCACACCTCAGATGGAACCGAGCGGCGTCGCCCGCGTGGTCGGTTTCATGGCGGCGCATGCGCGCGATGGTTTTGCGTCGGTGGAAGAGGCCGCACAGGTCATTGCCGACTATCTGCCCCATCGCCCCAGCCGGAAGGCTTCGGCCGGGCTAGCACACTATCTGCGCCGCAAGGACGATGAACGCTTCTATTGGCACTGGGACCCCGCCTTCATCGAAAGAGTGACGCAGCAGGGCGGCGGCGTTTCCAGCGACCATGGCCGCACCGAGCTCAGCGCGGCCGCTGCCTGCTTGACCTTGCCGGTGCATCTGATCCGCGGCGGGTCAAGCGATCTCGTCTCGCTGGAAGCCGTCAAGCATTTCCAGGGCCTTGTCCCTCATATGGCGTATAGCGACATTGCGAATGCGACTCATATGGTGGTGGGGGACGAGAACGACGCTTTCGGGCAATCGATCCTAGAGTTTTTGCTCGGCATCCATGAAGCGGAAATGAAATCATGA